The Nitrosopumilus cobalaminigenes genome contains a region encoding:
- the bioD gene encoding dethiobiotin synthase, with protein MKSLFIAGTDTDVGKTYITAGLAVVLRKMGVDIGVMKPFAAGSAQKKGYKSEDVEILSRAAHACDPENLVNPQFFPIPASPYTAWKKLKIKPRIPIVLSSFKKLTKLHEMILVEGMGGIMTPILKDYFITNLIKEMKIPTVIVTRSKVGTVNHTIMTIKMCEKYKIPVKGIIINDFDKGYPVKDLTKDLQNLTGVPVLGSIPFIKDMSDESLNRIFKKNINLKLLLK; from the coding sequence TTGAAATCTCTCTTTATTGCAGGAACTGATACTGATGTGGGAAAAACATACATCACTGCAGGACTTGCAGTTGTACTTCGAAAAATGGGCGTAGATATTGGTGTAATGAAACCCTTTGCAGCAGGTTCTGCTCAAAAAAAAGGTTACAAATCAGAAGATGTTGAAATTTTATCTCGTGCTGCACATGCATGTGATCCTGAAAATTTAGTAAATCCACAATTCTTTCCTATTCCTGCATCCCCATATACTGCATGGAAGAAATTGAAAATAAAACCAAGAATTCCTATTGTATTATCTAGTTTTAAAAAATTAACAAAACTTCATGAGATGATTCTAGTGGAGGGGATGGGTGGAATTATGACTCCGATACTCAAAGACTATTTTATTACAAATTTGATTAAAGAAATGAAAATTCCTACAGTGATTGTAACTAGGAGCAAAGTGGGAACAGTGAACCACACAATAATGACAATAAAGATGTGTGAAAAATATAAAATTCCTGTTAAGGGAATTATTATCAATGATTTTGACAAGGGCTATCCTGTAAAAGACCTGACAAAAGATTTGCAAAATCTTACTGGCGTTCCTGTTTTAGGCTCTATTCCGTTCATCAAAGACATGAGTGATGAATCTTTGAATAGAATTTTCAAAAAGAACATAAATTTAAAATTGTTATTAAAATGA
- the bioA gene encoding adenosylmethionine--8-amino-7-oxononanoate transaminase — translation MKSSVWHPNTQMKEWDSFDNIVKAKGVWLEDSKGNKIMDAVASMWCNVWGHSNPQLIKAINQQSKKLQHSSQFNLTTDPVEKLADSLVKISPRMHKVFYSDNGSSAMEIAIKIALQYWKNMGNKKKTEIATIENGYHGDTFGAMSVGYVPEFFGKFKKQLFSTIQFPVPNKYRMPKGITLEDYQNQCLDKIEKRFSKKDNIAAFVMESGAQVAGGVIIYPKGFQKKISQLCKKYDILFVLDEIATGFGRLGSMTQYEEQKSIPDIVAYGKMLTGGYLTMAATLTNKKIYDSFLGEFNDWRHLFHGHTYTGNPIAAAVANENILMYKKNNLIKKIQKTSKIFEKFYDEISEIDIVGDIRHKGMLMGIELVKDKSKKTPISPKKSINKIFFEVGKKNGIYLRTLGNIVMLVPPLAISESELDLLLKRTISTIKSAKSSVI, via the coding sequence TTGAAAAGTTCTGTTTGGCATCCAAACACCCAGATGAAAGAATGGGATTCTTTTGATAATATTGTAAAAGCCAAAGGTGTATGGTTAGAAGATTCTAAAGGCAATAAGATAATGGATGCTGTTGCATCAATGTGGTGTAACGTATGGGGACATTCAAATCCACAACTAATCAAAGCAATTAATCAACAAAGCAAGAAACTGCAGCATTCCTCACAGTTTAATTTAACAACAGATCCAGTAGAAAAACTTGCAGACAGCCTTGTAAAAATATCACCTAGAATGCACAAGGTGTTTTATTCAGATAATGGTTCATCTGCAATGGAAATTGCAATCAAAATAGCACTACAGTATTGGAAAAATATGGGCAACAAAAAGAAAACTGAAATTGCCACGATTGAAAATGGGTACCACGGAGATACATTTGGGGCAATGTCTGTAGGATATGTACCTGAATTTTTTGGCAAATTTAAAAAACAATTATTTTCAACAATTCAATTTCCAGTACCAAACAAATACAGAATGCCAAAGGGAATAACATTGGAAGACTATCAAAACCAATGCTTAGATAAAATTGAAAAAAGATTTTCTAAAAAAGATAACATTGCAGCGTTTGTAATGGAAAGTGGTGCACAGGTTGCAGGAGGAGTCATAATTTATCCCAAAGGATTTCAAAAGAAGATTAGTCAATTATGTAAAAAATATGATATATTGTTTGTTTTAGATGAAATTGCAACAGGTTTTGGTAGACTGGGATCAATGACACAGTATGAAGAACAAAAAAGTATTCCAGATATTGTTGCCTATGGAAAAATGTTAACCGGGGGATATCTAACTATGGCTGCCACTCTAACAAATAAGAAAATTTATGATTCATTCTTGGGGGAATTTAATGATTGGAGACATCTATTCCATGGACATACATATACTGGAAATCCAATTGCAGCAGCTGTTGCAAATGAAAATATTCTAATGTATAAAAAAAATAATTTAATTAAAAAAATTCAAAAAACATCTAAAATATTTGAAAAATTCTATGATGAAATTTCAGAGATAGACATTGTTGGCGATATTAGACACAAAGGAATGCTTATGGGGATTGAGCTAGTCAAGGATAAATCAAAGAAAACTCCAATATCACCAAAAAAATCCATAAACAAAATTTTCTTTGAGGTAGGAAAAAAGAATGGAATCTATCTTCGAACTCTGGGAAACATAGTCATGCTTGTTCCACCTTTAGCAATATCAGAATCAGAACTGGATTTACTCCTAAAAAGAACAATATCCACAATCAAATCTGCAAAATCAAGTGTGATTTGA
- the bioB gene encoding biotin synthase BioB: MNTLEFIKECQEKVFSGNHISVDDAKKLLDVPEEYLKDLARCANEITRDFNGDKVDVEQLNNIKKNACSEDCTFCGQSAFFDTGIESYQLPEPEDVVIKAQKAKEEGAESYCLVAAWREPSTKDFQKVCKIITEINEKVGISVECSLGFLTIEQAKKLKELKVKRYNHNLETAKSKFSEICTTHTYEDRLKTLGIARDAGLELCTGGIIGLGETREQRLELTLELARLYPEEVTINILVPVPGTPLELQTDLPNSEIVRMFSVIRFLLPESVIKISGGRETNLDDSGEELLQSGANGIITAGYLTMGGNEAEKDRKLIEKIGLKA; encoded by the coding sequence ATGAATACTCTAGAATTTATCAAAGAGTGTCAAGAGAAGGTATTTTCAGGAAATCATATATCAGTAGATGATGCAAAAAAATTACTAGACGTTCCTGAAGAATATCTAAAAGATTTAGCAAGATGTGCAAATGAAATTACCCGAGATTTCAATGGTGACAAAGTAGATGTTGAACAATTAAACAATATTAAAAAAAATGCATGTAGTGAAGACTGTACATTTTGTGGACAATCTGCATTTTTTGATACAGGAATAGAATCTTATCAATTGCCAGAGCCAGAAGATGTCGTTATCAAAGCACAAAAAGCAAAAGAAGAAGGTGCAGAATCATACTGCCTTGTTGCCGCATGGAGAGAGCCATCAACAAAAGATTTTCAAAAAGTGTGTAAAATTATTACTGAAATTAATGAAAAAGTAGGAATCAGTGTAGAATGTAGTTTAGGTTTTCTCACAATAGAACAAGCAAAAAAACTAAAAGAACTTAAAGTAAAAAGATATAATCATAATTTAGAAACTGCAAAATCAAAATTCTCAGAAATATGTACAACTCACACATATGAAGACCGTTTGAAAACTCTTGGAATTGCAAGAGATGCTGGACTGGAATTATGCACAGGTGGAATCATAGGTCTTGGAGAAACAAGAGAGCAGAGATTAGAGTTGACATTAGAATTAGCTAGACTTTATCCAGAAGAAGTAACAATTAACATTCTAGTACCAGTTCCAGGAACACCATTAGAATTACAAACAGATTTACCAAATTCTGAAATTGTTAGAATGTTTTCTGTGATCAGATTCCTGTTACCTGAATCAGTTATCAAAATTTCAGGAGGTCGTGAAACTAATCTAGATGATTCTGGTGAAGAGTTGCTTCAAAGTGGGGCAAATGGAATTATCACAGCAGGGTATCTCACAATGGGTGGGAATGAGGCTGAAAAAGACCGTAAACTAATAGAGAAAATTGGCCTTAAAGCATAA
- a CDS encoding aminotransferase class I/II-fold pyridoxal phosphate-dependent enzyme yields MALKHKLNFVDKELEILKKNNLYRKLRYGTSQGSVITINNKKLINLCSNDYLGIPTTKIQIKQLQSSSRLVSGNDESYWKLEEALAKHKSHQSGLIYPTGYMANLGAISAIAKKGDLILSDELNHASIIEACKLTDAKISIYNHNDMDDLNKKLKQKGKNKFVITEGVFSMDGDISALKQITEIAEKTKAITIVDDAHGDFVLGKDGKGTPNHFNVSKKIDLYISSLSKGLGSFGGYLTSHNNIVDLCINKSKSFIYTSALPSFLVEYSYKRFQSNRERQKKKLEKNTKHLVKGLKQLGYEIKSPTQIIPIIIGDEKKALEFGKYLYDNGVFAQPIRYPTVPKNQARLRISVTAWLSGTDIEKALGIFEKAHKKFYD; encoded by the coding sequence TTGGCCTTAAAGCATAAACTAAATTTTGTAGATAAAGAATTAGAAATTTTAAAGAAAAACAACCTCTATAGAAAATTACGATATGGTACTAGTCAAGGCTCTGTAATTACAATAAATAATAAAAAATTGATCAATTTGTGCTCCAATGATTATTTAGGAATACCAACGACAAAAATCCAAATCAAACAATTGCAATCAAGTTCAAGATTAGTCTCAGGTAATGATGAGTCTTATTGGAAATTAGAAGAAGCACTTGCAAAACACAAATCGCATCAAAGTGGTTTAATTTATCCAACTGGATATATGGCAAACTTGGGAGCAATTTCAGCAATTGCAAAAAAAGGGGATCTGATTCTTAGTGACGAACTAAACCATGCAAGTATTATCGAAGCTTGTAAATTGACAGATGCAAAAATTTCCATCTACAATCACAACGACATGGATGATTTGAATAAAAAATTAAAACAAAAAGGAAAAAACAAGTTTGTAATTACTGAAGGTGTTTTTAGTATGGATGGCGATATTTCAGCATTAAAACAAATTACAGAAATAGCAGAAAAAACAAAAGCAATAACAATTGTTGATGATGCACATGGAGATTTTGTTTTAGGGAAAGATGGGAAAGGAACTCCAAATCATTTCAATGTTTCTAAAAAAATAGATTTGTACATAAGCAGTCTAAGTAAAGGGCTAGGATCATTTGGAGGGTATCTTACATCACATAACAACATTGTCGATTTGTGTATAAACAAATCAAAATCGTTTATCTATACTTCGGCATTGCCATCCTTTTTGGTAGAATACTCTTACAAAAGATTCCAATCAAATAGAGAAAGACAAAAGAAAAAGCTGGAAAAAAATACCAAGCATCTAGTGAAAGGACTAAAACAACTAGGATATGAAATAAAATCTCCAACTCAAATTATTCCAATAATAATAGGAGATGAAAAGAAAGCATTAGAATTTGGGAAATATTTGTACGATAATGGAGTATTTGCACAACCAATCAGATATCCAACTGTGCCCAAAAATCAAGCAAGATTAAGAATTTCAGTTACTGCGTGGCTTTCAGGAACAGATATTGAAAAAGCATTAGGCATTTTTGAAAAAGCACATAAAAAATTCTACGATTAG
- a CDS encoding cytochrome c biogenesis CcdA family protein, with amino-acid sequence MADPTILVALVAGLSSFIAPCILPMIPAFLAYISGTTVTELGSKNGTVLSIKRINIILNTIFFVLGFSVVFSTLGVLINSVLSSTANEFTESLNMVAGIIIVGFGIFLLLSTKIRSLNVEKKFFPQNSKSSYPMSFVFGLAFAVGWTPCVGPILGTILTLAATTPSISFTLLLAYSLGLGIPFILMGIFFSRATKLIRSMSKHLKYYNIILGAFIIILGVLVFTNQLAYIANFPLLNELVLLG; translated from the coding sequence ATGGCAGACCCTACAATCCTTGTTGCACTAGTGGCAGGTCTTAGCTCATTTATTGCTCCATGTATTCTACCTATGATTCCAGCTTTTCTTGCATACATTTCAGGAACCACTGTAACTGAATTGGGTTCCAAAAATGGAACAGTTCTATCAATTAAAAGAATCAATATTATACTAAACACAATATTTTTTGTTTTAGGATTTTCCGTAGTATTTTCTACATTAGGGGTTTTGATCAACAGTGTTTTGTCAAGTACTGCTAATGAATTTACTGAAAGTCTCAATATGGTAGCAGGGATCATTATTGTTGGATTTGGAATCTTTTTGCTACTATCTACAAAAATTCGTTCATTAAATGTAGAGAAAAAATTCTTTCCTCAAAATTCAAAGTCCAGCTATCCAATGTCATTTGTATTTGGTTTAGCATTTGCAGTAGGATGGACACCATGTGTAGGGCCAATACTTGGAACAATTCTCACGCTAGCTGCAACGACACCATCTATTTCATTTACTTTGTTACTTGCATATTCATTGGGTTTGGGAATTCCATTTATTTTGATGGGAATCTTTTTTTCAAGGGCAACAAAATTAATTCGCTCAATGTCAAAACATCTAAAATATTACAACATCATCTTGGGAGCATTCATCATAATCTTAGGAGTTTTAGTATTTACAAATCAACTTGCTTATATTGCAAACTTTCCACTTCTTAATGAGCTGGTACTTTTAGGGTGA
- a CDS encoding redoxin family protein: MNSEIKTGLILGVIIAAGLGILGMIFTTLDQDVQSTTTFTEMNSLSPIDKSGFKKAPKLVGIANYLNTTPEELAKEIEGKVVLYDIWTYSCINCIRTLPYITAWDDKYSDQGLLIVGVHSPEFEFEKDPENVKMSIDKHGIDYPVVMDNDMETWKAFENRYWPRKYIADHEGFLRYDHIGEGGYQETEKVIQKLLEERATSLGLQMSSTSSLVEIEEFQHSLFRTPELYFGYKFAQNRNQLGSDEGFQPGKTISYLEPEKVDLHKFYPIGTWKNYDDSMELISETGTIKLLYNAKEVNIVTENSAELEIFIDDEPLSEEYSGKDIKDGQVLKVSEAGLYNIISSDTSSSHILEIKVKGKGFQIFTFTFG, from the coding sequence ATGAATTCAGAAATTAAAACAGGATTAATTTTAGGAGTCATAATTGCTGCAGGTTTAGGCATATTAGGCATGATTTTCACTACATTAGACCAAGATGTACAATCAACTACCACATTTACTGAAATGAATTCACTTTCACCAATTGATAAATCAGGATTTAAAAAAGCTCCTAAACTTGTCGGGATTGCAAATTATCTAAACACCACACCTGAAGAATTAGCCAAAGAGATAGAAGGTAAAGTTGTACTGTATGACATTTGGACATATAGTTGCATCAATTGTATTCGAACATTACCATACATTACTGCATGGGATGACAAATATTCTGATCAAGGATTATTGATTGTCGGAGTTCATTCTCCAGAATTTGAATTTGAAAAAGATCCTGAAAATGTAAAGATGTCAATAGACAAACATGGAATAGACTATCCAGTTGTGATGGATAATGACATGGAGACTTGGAAAGCTTTTGAAAATAGATACTGGCCAAGGAAATACATTGCTGATCATGAAGGATTTCTAAGATATGATCACATTGGTGAAGGAGGATATCAAGAAACTGAAAAAGTTATTCAAAAATTATTAGAAGAGAGAGCTACATCATTAGGTTTGCAAATGTCATCCACATCATCACTTGTAGAAATTGAAGAATTCCAACATTCGTTATTTAGAACACCAGAATTATACTTTGGTTACAAATTTGCTCAAAATAGAAATCAATTAGGAAGCGATGAAGGGTTCCAACCAGGAAAAACTATTTCATATCTAGAGCCAGAAAAAGTGGATTTACATAAATTCTATCCAATTGGAACCTGGAAAAATTATGATGACAGTATGGAATTGATCTCAGAGACAGGAACAATCAAACTCCTTTACAATGCAAAGGAAGTAAATATTGTAACTGAAAATTCTGCAGAGTTAGAAATATTCATCGATGATGAACCGCTATCTGAGGAATATTCAGGAAAGGACATCAAAGATGGACAAGTTCTAAAAGTTTCAGAAGCAGGACTGTATAATATCATCAGTAGTGACACTAGTTCTTCCCATATTCTGGAAATCAAGGTAAAGGGCAAGGGTTTCCAAATTTTTACATTTACCTTTGGTTAG
- a CDS encoding Snf7 family protein — protein sequence MISNSWNKTEGESISQKVIGKVKPDEPLKNKIDFAQKKLQFQISKLEGINEKLQKKHDVIFEKIVNAQRNNKTGYAQAYAGELTQVRKMKNMVSGAKLSMEQVKLRLDTVSELGDVVVTLSPCMAIIKGLSPSLSGIMPEANASMQDLSQILGDVMSGSSVGIGDSMSTVPEANADTLAILEEAHSVIAGQTKSSIPDVPESLKQQIVEKKTDIFI from the coding sequence ATGATCAGTAACTCTTGGAATAAAACAGAAGGAGAAAGCATCTCTCAAAAGGTTATTGGCAAAGTAAAGCCCGATGAACCACTAAAGAACAAGATTGATTTTGCACAAAAGAAATTACAATTTCAAATTTCCAAATTAGAAGGAATTAATGAGAAATTACAGAAAAAACATGATGTAATTTTTGAAAAAATAGTAAACGCTCAAAGAAACAACAAAACAGGCTATGCACAAGCATATGCTGGAGAATTAACTCAAGTTAGAAAAATGAAAAACATGGTAAGTGGAGCAAAACTATCCATGGAACAAGTAAAACTAAGATTAGATACCGTTTCAGAATTAGGAGATGTTGTTGTAACACTAAGTCCATGTATGGCAATTATCAAAGGTCTCAGCCCATCACTTAGTGGAATTATGCCAGAAGCAAATGCTTCAATGCAAGACTTGTCACAAATTCTAGGCGATGTTATGTCTGGTTCATCAGTAGGCATAGGAGATAGCATGAGTACCGTTCCAGAAGCAAATGCAGATACATTAGCAATTCTAGAAGAGGCACACAGTGTAATTGCTGGACAAACAAAATCATCCATACCAGATGTTCCAGAATCTCTCAAACAACAAATTGTAGAGAAAAAAACAGACATCTTCATCTAG
- a CDS encoding PQQ-dependent sugar dehydrogenase: MKKLVLSLVLLSLIPVAFAQEYPELQVKVEVIADNLIIPWSIDWLPDGTILFTERNGNLRVIQHGILLQEPLLSLSVGGVEGGMLGVTVDPNYSENNYIYLYYTYNELLTTKNKLVRYQFSDGILNEDRILIDGIPGGPFHDGGRIQFGPDGKLYVTTGEAGLPDLSQDLNSLGGKILRINSDGTIPNDNPWKNSPVYSIGHRNPQGIDWDESGNLFATEHGPSGWRGVAHDEINKIVAGANYGWPDVIGDEKKEELVNPILHSGKDTWAPSGAEFYDSDKIPQWKGKYFVATLRGSHLHMIEFDSEKNSVNSHEKLFQDEFGRLRDVQTGPDGFLYILTSNQDGRGTPKTNDDKILRIVPIDYKSPLKDHTLNDPNPIDFREPRGYVGEFYAFAGVGLVGMIIGFIIIKKLKNKDKK; encoded by the coding sequence ATGAAAAAACTCGTATTGAGTTTAGTGTTATTATCACTAATTCCTGTTGCATTTGCACAAGAATATCCAGAACTTCAAGTAAAAGTAGAAGTCATAGCAGACAATCTAATCATTCCATGGAGCATAGACTGGTTACCTGATGGAACTATTCTGTTTACAGAAAGAAATGGCAATCTAAGAGTTATTCAGCATGGAATATTGTTGCAAGAGCCACTTCTGTCATTAAGTGTTGGAGGTGTTGAGGGAGGAATGCTAGGAGTAACAGTGGATCCAAATTATTCAGAAAATAATTACATCTACTTGTATTATACTTACAATGAACTTTTAACAACAAAGAACAAACTAGTTCGTTATCAATTTTCTGATGGGATATTAAATGAAGATAGGATATTGATTGATGGTATTCCAGGAGGGCCATTTCATGATGGAGGAAGAATACAATTTGGTCCGGATGGAAAACTGTACGTTACAACAGGAGAAGCAGGACTACCTGATTTGTCACAAGATTTGAATTCATTAGGAGGAAAAATTCTAAGAATTAATTCAGACGGTACAATTCCAAATGATAATCCATGGAAAAACTCTCCTGTTTATTCAATAGGACATAGAAACCCTCAAGGAATTGATTGGGATGAATCAGGAAATTTGTTTGCAACAGAACATGGACCATCAGGTTGGAGAGGGGTAGCTCATGATGAAATTAATAAAATAGTTGCAGGTGCAAATTATGGTTGGCCAGATGTTATTGGTGATGAGAAAAAAGAAGAATTAGTAAATCCGATTTTACATTCTGGAAAAGATACATGGGCACCATCAGGAGCTGAATTCTATGATAGTGATAAAATTCCACAGTGGAAAGGAAAATATTTTGTTGCAACATTACGTGGTAGTCATTTACATATGATTGAATTTGATTCTGAAAAGAATTCAGTAAACTCACATGAAAAATTATTCCAAGATGAATTTGGAAGATTAAGGGATGTACAAACAGGCCCTGATGGATTTTTGTATATTCTAACTAGCAATCAAGATGGCCGAGGTACACCAAAAACAAATGACGATAAAATCTTACGAATTGTTCCAATAGATTACAAATCACCACTCAAAGACCATACACTCAATGATCCAAACCCAATTGACTTTAGAGAACCTAGAGGTTATGTTGGTGAATTTTATGCATTTGCAGGAGTGGGATTGGTTGGAATGATAATTGGTTTTATTATCATTAAAAAATTGAAGAACAAAGACAAGAAATAG
- a CDS encoding DUF371 domain-containing protein: protein MKFEIQFSGHENIRSNHQKTIEITKESHLTPQGDCIVGVNAKSSCADLPEELKTKLKNPNSKVIFSINVGDDSFEIEGKGHPDLILSHTEDIVIRKSDFICPRTLAVKCDKASDLLPRNMVKQLQNPKTIGTFRITVE from the coding sequence ATGAAATTTGAAATCCAATTCTCTGGACATGAAAATATTCGCTCTAACCATCAAAAAACTATTGAAATCACCAAAGAATCTCACTTAACTCCCCAAGGTGATTGTATCGTAGGTGTAAATGCAAAATCTAGCTGTGCTGATTTGCCCGAAGAACTAAAAACCAAATTAAAAAATCCTAATTCAAAAGTGATTTTCTCAATTAATGTTGGCGATGATTCTTTTGAAATTGAAGGTAAAGGTCATCCTGATCTTATCTTATCTCACACTGAAGACATAGTGATTAGAAAAAGTGATTTCATCTGTCCTCGAACATTGGCTGTAAAATGTGACAAGGCTTCTGATTTGTTACCTAGAAACATGGTAAAACAATTACAAAATCCAAAAACTATTGGTACCTTTAGAATTACAGTTGAGTAA
- a CDS encoding DUF1214 domain-containing protein has translation MYSNTIFILIPLILSIGIIPFVDAVENQICVDKVWIENNKGKIACVTQNTAEKLVERGWGIMLDESESKMKACTKDYRPVCGVDGKTYGNMCTLESFEIDYAYDGECSEIGVETIETRSGTIVIDHDYLTPDSSKILSDELFFQRAIQVYHLALPAVSGAGIFYDLEKAGGEVGDILYWSDFMNSEIDLLTGNTSVLYFMSLQDLSNGPIVVHLPEGNLQGHADNIYQQVMTDWGIVGPNEGQEALFLFLPPNFDEDIPNEFKNEEENNFVIQSDTMQFIAMGRAFVNAPDMDAAEELIKKVNIYPLSEIDNSPQVKFIDVAGKSLKLSYPTTDGFWEFLHEVYSKETIVRPDDKNLFGLMHAIGIVPGEPFQPDEDSKKLLNKAAVVANLMARNIAYDSPVKEPFLYWPDKNWELAFQTKNPKYEDERGITQIEPRMSFMYQAITTADAMVLELVGKGSKYVGTYRDSEDNFLIGSSTYHLNIPANVPAENFWSIVVYDADTRSMIKNDLQPLPAIRSLNPDLMQNENGSYDVYFGPEAPEGFENNWVKTNEGDGFFVYMRFYSPTEAYYDKSWQLPMIEKIE, from the coding sequence GTGTATAGTAATACAATTTTCATTTTAATTCCATTAATTCTATCAATTGGAATTATTCCATTTGTTGATGCAGTAGAGAATCAAATTTGTGTTGATAAAGTTTGGATTGAAAATAACAAAGGAAAAATTGCTTGTGTAACACAAAATACAGCAGAGAAACTTGTCGAACGAGGATGGGGAATCATGTTAGACGAGTCTGAATCAAAAATGAAAGCATGTACAAAGGATTATCGACCAGTATGTGGTGTAGATGGGAAAACATATGGAAACATGTGCACATTGGAATCTTTTGAAATAGATTATGCATATGATGGAGAATGTTCTGAAATAGGAGTGGAAACCATTGAAACTAGAAGTGGAACGATAGTAATTGATCACGATTATCTTACACCAGATTCTTCAAAGATTCTTTCAGATGAACTCTTTTTCCAACGAGCAATTCAAGTTTACCATTTAGCACTTCCTGCAGTTAGTGGTGCAGGAATTTTTTATGATCTAGAAAAAGCAGGTGGAGAAGTAGGAGACATTCTATATTGGTCAGACTTTATGAATTCAGAAATTGATCTGTTAACAGGAAATACTTCTGTGCTTTACTTTATGTCACTACAAGATCTGTCTAATGGTCCAATAGTAGTTCATCTACCAGAAGGAAATCTGCAAGGACATGCAGATAACATATACCAACAAGTCATGACAGATTGGGGGATAGTAGGACCTAATGAGGGTCAAGAAGCATTGTTTTTGTTTTTGCCACCCAATTTTGATGAAGATATTCCAAACGAATTCAAAAATGAAGAAGAGAATAATTTCGTAATTCAGTCAGATACAATGCAGTTTATTGCAATGGGTAGAGCTTTTGTTAATGCACCCGATATGGATGCGGCTGAAGAACTGATCAAAAAAGTAAACATCTATCCTTTATCTGAAATCGATAATTCACCACAAGTAAAGTTTATTGATGTTGCAGGCAAATCATTAAAGTTATCATATCCAACAACGGATGGTTTTTGGGAATTCCTACATGAAGTATATTCAAAGGAAACTATAGTTAGACCAGATGATAAAAATCTCTTCGGATTAATGCATGCAATTGGAATAGTTCCAGGAGAGCCATTTCAACCAGATGAAGATTCTAAAAAATTACTAAACAAAGCTGCAGTTGTTGCAAATTTGATGGCAAGAAACATTGCATATGATTCCCCAGTGAAAGAACCGTTCCTATATTGGCCAGATAAAAATTGGGAATTAGCATTTCAAACTAAAAATCCAAAATATGAAGATGAAAGAGGGATAACACAAATTGAACCAAGAATGTCTTTCATGTATCAAGCAATAACAACAGCTGATGCAATGGTTCTTGAACTTGTAGGAAAGGGTTCAAAATATGTTGGAACTTATCGAGATTCTGAAGATAATTTCCTAATTGGTTCTAGTACATATCATTTGAACATACCAGCAAATGTTCCTGCAGAAAACTTTTGGTCCATAGTAGTTTATGATGCAGATACTCGTTCAATGATCAAAAATGATCTACAACCACTTCCTGCAATAAGATCACTTAATCCAGATTTAATGCAAAATGAAAATGGCTCTTATGATGTCTACTTTGGACCTGAAGCTCCTGAAGGTTTTGAAAATAATTGGGTAAAGACTAACGAAGGTGACGGATTCTTTGTCTACATGAGATTTTACTCTCCAACAGAAGCATACTATGACAAAAGCTGGCAATTACCAATGATTGAAAAAATAGAATAG